The Mangifera indica cultivar Alphonso chromosome 8, CATAS_Mindica_2.1, whole genome shotgun sequence genome has a window encoding:
- the LOC123223122 gene encoding probable WRKY transcription factor 21 isoform X1, whose product MEVEEANMVAVESCHRVLSLLSQTQDQVQYRNLMFETGEAIFRFKRVVSLLNTGLGHARVRKLKKLPTPFNRSIFLDNPLNRTTDNPPKNLKLLQSSFHENQNQEMGALAKSSLTLGNSSLELMSNGKNLPQLVQQTPSSDYHFIQQQQQQLQKRLHLQQQQLKLQAEMMFRKSNSGVNLNFDSFSCAPTMSSTRSFISSLSMEGSAANSDGSAFHLIGAPLSSDQSSQQHKRKCSGRGEDGSVKCESRGRCHCSKKRKHRVKRSIKVPAISNKLADVPPDDYSWRKYGLKPIKGSPHPRGYYKCSRVRGCPARKHVEGCLEDASTLIVTYEGEHNHPR is encoded by the exons ATGGAGGTTGAAGAAGCTAACATGGTAGCTGTTGAGAGCTGCCACAGAGTTTTAAGTTTACTGTCTCAGACCCAAGATCAGGTTCAGTATAGGAATTTAATGTTTGAAACTGGAGAAgctatttttagatttaaaagaGTTGTCTCGCTACTCAATACTGGTTTGGGTCATGCTAGAGTGAGAAAGCTCAAGAAATTGCCAACCCCTTTTAACCGATCCATCTTTTTAGATAATCCTCTCAATAGAACAACAGATAATCCACCTAAGAATTTAAAGCTTCTCCAATCAAGTTTCCATGAAAACCAAAATCAAGAAATGGGGGCACTTGCTAAAAGTTCTTTAACGTTGGGAAATTCATCTCTAGAACTGATGTCAAATGGGAAAAACCTTCCTCAACTTGTCCAACAAACACCTTCATCAGACTACCATTTCATtcagcagcaacaacaacagCTGCAAAAAAGGTTACATCTTCAGCAGCAGCAATTGAAGCTTCAAGCGGAAATGATGTTTCGAAAGAGTAACAGTGGAGTGAACCTGAATTTTGATAGCTTTAGCTGCGCACCTACAATGTCATCCACTAGGTCTTTTATTTCTTCCTTGAGTATGGAAGGAAGTGCGGCTAATTCGGACGGGAGTGCCTTCCATTTGATTGGGGCGCCTCTTTCATCAGATCAGAGTTCTCAACAACACAAAAGGAAGTGTTCTGGAAGAGGGGAAGATGGGAGTGTGAAATGTGAGAGCAGAGGCAGGTGCCATTGCTCAAAGAAGAG GAAACATCGAGTGAAGAGGTCCATCAAGGTGCCTGCCATCAGCAACAAGCTTGCCGATGTCCCTCCCGATGATTACTCTTGGAGGAAGTATGGACTGAAGCCAATTAAGGGTTCTCCTCACCCTAG GGGATACTATAAATGTAGCAGGGTGAGAGGTTGTCCTGCAAGGAAGCATGTGGAGGGGTGCTTGGAAGATGCATCCACGCTTATTGTTACGTATGAAGGGGAACATAACCACCCGAGGTAA
- the LOC123223122 gene encoding probable WRKY transcription factor 21 isoform X2: MEVEEANMVAVESCHRVLSLLSQTQDQVQYRNLMFETGEAIFRFKRVVSLLNTGLGHARVRKLKKLPTPFNRSIFLDNPLNRTTDNPPKNLKLLQSSFHENQNQEMGALAKSSLTLGNSSLELMSNGKNLPQLVQQQQQLQKRLHLQQQQLKLQAEMMFRKSNSGVNLNFDSFSCAPTMSSTRSFISSLSMEGSAANSDGSAFHLIGAPLSSDQSSQQHKRKCSGRGEDGSVKCESRGRCHCSKKRKHRVKRSIKVPAISNKLADVPPDDYSWRKYGLKPIKGSPHPRGYYKCSRVRGCPARKHVEGCLEDASTLIVTYEGEHNHPR, translated from the exons ATGGAGGTTGAAGAAGCTAACATGGTAGCTGTTGAGAGCTGCCACAGAGTTTTAAGTTTACTGTCTCAGACCCAAGATCAGGTTCAGTATAGGAATTTAATGTTTGAAACTGGAGAAgctatttttagatttaaaagaGTTGTCTCGCTACTCAATACTGGTTTGGGTCATGCTAGAGTGAGAAAGCTCAAGAAATTGCCAACCCCTTTTAACCGATCCATCTTTTTAGATAATCCTCTCAATAGAACAACAGATAATCCACCTAAGAATTTAAAGCTTCTCCAATCAAGTTTCCATGAAAACCAAAATCAAGAAATGGGGGCACTTGCTAAAAGTTCTTTAACGTTGGGAAATTCATCTCTAGAACTGATGTCAAATGGGAAAAACCTTCCTCAACTTGTCCAA caacaacaacagCTGCAAAAAAGGTTACATCTTCAGCAGCAGCAATTGAAGCTTCAAGCGGAAATGATGTTTCGAAAGAGTAACAGTGGAGTGAACCTGAATTTTGATAGCTTTAGCTGCGCACCTACAATGTCATCCACTAGGTCTTTTATTTCTTCCTTGAGTATGGAAGGAAGTGCGGCTAATTCGGACGGGAGTGCCTTCCATTTGATTGGGGCGCCTCTTTCATCAGATCAGAGTTCTCAACAACACAAAAGGAAGTGTTCTGGAAGAGGGGAAGATGGGAGTGTGAAATGTGAGAGCAGAGGCAGGTGCCATTGCTCAAAGAAGAG GAAACATCGAGTGAAGAGGTCCATCAAGGTGCCTGCCATCAGCAACAAGCTTGCCGATGTCCCTCCCGATGATTACTCTTGGAGGAAGTATGGACTGAAGCCAATTAAGGGTTCTCCTCACCCTAG GGGATACTATAAATGTAGCAGGGTGAGAGGTTGTCCTGCAAGGAAGCATGTGGAGGGGTGCTTGGAAGATGCATCCACGCTTATTGTTACGTATGAAGGGGAACATAACCACCCGAGGTAA